The following are from one region of the Salvia splendens isolate huo1 chromosome 2, SspV2, whole genome shotgun sequence genome:
- the LOC121784203 gene encoding protein argonaute 10-like — protein MPIRQMKETSEQHFVIKPQLQNSMNSASKSSKTAQNGKGPPPVQESQNKQTSPPSRNRGRRRGWGGRKSDQGDAFMRPSSRPCTVADKPIVRENGRAIVPALSTNVSVGNGGSLCESDMGYPSSSKSLTFPLRPGFGQIGTKCIVKANHFFADLPDKDLNHYDVTITPEVTSKVVNRAIMAELVKLYKESELGMRLPAYDGRKGLYTAGELPFAWKEFTIKLIDDEDTVNGPKRERVYKVVIKFVAKASLHHLGQFLAGKQADGPRDALQILDIVLRELSMKRFCPVGRSFFSPDIRRPQKLGDGLEAWCGFYQSIRPTQMGLSLNIDMASAAFIEALPVIEYVAQLLGKDVLSRTLSDSDRVKVKKGLRGVKVEVTHRGDVRRKYRVSGITTQPTRELVFPVDDNSTMKSVVEYFQEMYGFTIQYTHLPCLQVGNQKKANYLPMEACKIVEGQRYTKRLSEKQITSLLKVTCQRPRDRENDILQTVQHNGYDQDPYAKEFGIRISEKLATVEARVLPAPWLKYHESGKEKDCLPQVGQWNMMNKKMINGMTVSRWACVNFSRSVQDSVARGFCNELAQMCQVSGMEFSPEPVIPFYNARPDQVEKALKHVYHACMNKLKGKELDLLLAILPDNNGSLYGDLKRICETDLGLISQCCLTKHVFKMNKQYLANVSLKINVKMGGRNTVLLDAISCRIPLVSDIPTIIFGADVTHPENGEESSPSIAAVVASQDWPEVTKYAGLVCAQAHRQELIQDLYKTWQDPIRGTVSGGMVRDLLVSFRKATGQKPQRIIFYRDGVSEGQFYQVLLFELDAIRKACASLEPNYQPPVTFIIVQKRHHTRLFANNHRDKSSTDRSGNILPGTVVDSKICHPTEFDFYLCSHAGIQGTSRPAHYHVLWDENNFTADGIQMLTNNLCYTYARCTRSVSVVPPAYYAHLAAFRARFYMEPDLQEGSRVAGELGVRPLPALKENVKRVMFYC, from the exons ATGCCTATAAGGCAGATGAAGGAAACTTCAGAGCAACACTTTGTCATAAAACCCCAGCTGCAAAACTCCATGAATTCAGCTTCAAAAAGCTCAAAGACTGCTCAAAATGGGAAAGGCCCTCCTCCTGTTCAAGAATCCCAAAACAAGCAGACCTCACCTCCATCAAGAaacagaggaagaagaaggggcTGGGGAGGCCGAAAATCGGATCAAGGCGATGCCTTTATGCGACCGAGCTCACGGCCATGCACGGTAGCTGATAAACCAATTGTTAGGGAGAATGGTAGAGCCATTGTGCCAGCTTTGTCCACCAATGTCTCTGTTGGAAATGGAGGCAGCTTGTGTGAATCAGACATGGGATATCCTAGCTCGAGCAAGTCCCTGACATTCCCTTTGAGGCCGGGGTTTGGGCAGATCGGAACAAAATGCATTGTCAAGGCCAACCATTTCTTTGCAGATTTGCCAGACAAGGATTTGAACCACTATGAT GTAACGATCACCCCCGAGGTGACTTCTAAAGTAGTGAATAGAGCCATCATGGCTGAGCTCGTGAAACTGTACAAAGAATCTGAGTTGGGTATGAGATTACCAGCCTACGATGGAAGGAAGGGTCTGTATACTGCTGGTGAACTTCCGTTTGCTTGGAAGGAGTTTACGATTAAGCTTATTGATGATGAGGATACAGTCAATGGTCCCAA GAGAGAAAGGGTGTATAAGGTAGTAATTAAGTTTGTTGCGAAGGCAAGCTTGCATCATTTGGGCCAATTCCTTGCTGG TAAACAGGCGGATGGTCCGAGAGATGCTCTTCAGATTCTTGACATTGTGTTGAGAGAGCTCTCGATGAAAAG ATTCTGCCCTGTGGGAAGGTCGTTCTTTTCTCCTGATATTCGTAGACCACAAAAGCTTGGTGATGGTTTAGAGGCATGGTGTGGATTTTATCAGAGCATAAGGCCTACTCAAATGGGCCTGTCACTAAACATAG ATATGGCTTCAGCTGCATTTATTGAGGCACTTCCAGTAATTGAATATGTTGCCCAACTGTTGGGGAAAGATGTCTTGTCGAGGACATTGTCTGATTCAGACCGTGTTAAG GTCAAGAAGGGCCTTAGAGGAGTGAAAGTTGAAGTGACCCACAGAGGGGATGTACGAAGAAAATATCGAGTTTCTGGCATCACAACTCAACCAACTAGAGAGCTAGT ATTTCCAGTTGATGATAACTCAACTATGAAGTCAGTTGTTGAATATTTCCAAGAGATGTATGGATTCACGATTCAGTATACTCATTTGCCTTGCCTTCAAGTAGGAAACCAGAAGAAGGCAAACTATTTGCCTATGGAG GCATGTAAAATCGTTGAGGGCCAAAGGTATACCAAGAGGTTGAGCGAAAAACAAATCACCTCCCTTTTAAAGGTCACTTGCCAAAGACCACGGGACCGGGAAAATGACATACTACAG ACTGTCCAACACAATGGCTACGATCAAGATCCTTATGCCAAGGAGTTCGGAATTAGGATCAGTGAGAAACTGGCAACAGTGGAGGCGAGAGTTCTCCCTGCCCCATGG TTGAAATATCACGAGTCTGGAAAGGAAAAGGATTGCTTGCCACAAGTTGGCCAGTGGAATATGATGAACAAG AAAATGATCAATGGCATGACTGTTAGCCGGTGGGCATGCGTTAATTTCTCACGAAGTGTTCAAGATAGCGTTGCTCGAGGATTCTGTAATGAGCTGGCCCAAATGTGTCAAGTATCCGGCATG GAATTTAGTCCAGAACCGGTTATTCCTTTCTACAATGCTCGGCCAGATCAAGTCGAGAAAGCTTTGAAACATGTTTATCATGCATGTATGAACAAGTTGAAAGGAAAAGAGTTGGATCTTCTGTTGGCTATTCTGCCTGACAACAACGGGTCCCTATATG GTGACCTGAAGCGTATATGTGAAACTGACCTTGGTTTGATATCCCAATGCTGTTTGACAAAGCATGTTTTCAAGATGAACAAGCAATACTTGGCAAACGTATCGTTGAAAATAAATGTTAAG ATGGGTGGTAGAAACACGGTTCTGTTGGATGCTATTAGCTGCCGAATACCTCTTGTCAGTGACATACCGACAATTATATTCGGAGCAGATGTGACACATCCTGAAAATGGAGAGGAATCCAGTCCTTCCATTGCAGCT GTTGTAGCATCTCAAGATTGGCCCGAGGTGACGAAGTATGCAGGATTAGTTTGTGCTCAAGCTCACCGACAAGAGTTGATCCAAGATTTGTACAAGACTTGGCAAGATCCTATTCGTGGCACAGTCAGCGGAGGCATGGTCAG GGATCTTTTGGTTTCTTTCCGGAAAGCGACTGGTCAAAAACCACAGAGGATTATATTTTACAG GGATGGTGTGAGTGAAGGGCAATTTTACCAAGTGCTACTGTTTGAGTTGGATGCTATACGAAAG GCGTGTGCATCGTTGGAGCCAAATTACCAACCACCAGTGACATTTATCATAGTTCAAAAGCGACACCATACGAGACTGTTTGCGAACAATCATAGAGACAAGAGCAGCACTGACAGAAGTGGAAATATTTTACCAG GCACTGTTGTTGATTCCAAAATCTGCCATCCAACCGAATTCGACTTCTACTTATGTAGTCATGCAGGAATTCAG GGAACGAGCCGGCCTGCACATTATCATGTACTCTGGGACGAGAACAATTTCACTGCAGATGGGATTCAGATGTTGACGAACAACCTCTGTTATACATATGCCAGGTGCACGCGTTCAGTATCAGTCG TTCCTCCAGCTTATTATGCTCATTTGGCGGCTTTCCGGGCAAGATTTTACATGGAACCGGACTTGCAGGAAGGCTCACGAGTGGCGGGAGAGTTGGGTGTTCGTCCCCTACCGGCCCTCAAAGAAAATGTAAAGAGAGTGATGTTTTATTGTTGA